One window from the genome of Paenibacillus azoreducens encodes:
- a CDS encoding TlpA disulfide reductase family protein has product MKRNLYILIGVIVLIGIAIYQNAGPGIQSVFRHEEPMPTETGPKAGLLAPPFSLQGLDGKEYHVGGEQDKAILLNFWATWCDPCKEETPVLNELAEKYKDKLNIYGVNVTKNDQEKNVPEFIKKYNVIFPVMLDTKADIYEKMYRVIAYPTNVLIDKHGVIQEVILGTLPPNELEKKVKKLVKR; this is encoded by the coding sequence ATGAAGCGTAATCTATACATACTTATTGGCGTTATCGTGTTGATTGGCATCGCCATTTATCAAAATGCGGGACCTGGCATCCAGTCGGTGTTCCGGCACGAAGAACCGATGCCGACCGAGACAGGGCCCAAGGCGGGACTGCTTGCTCCACCGTTTAGTCTACAGGGGCTGGACGGCAAAGAGTATCATGTCGGCGGCGAGCAAGACAAAGCGATTTTGCTGAATTTCTGGGCTACCTGGTGCGACCCCTGCAAGGAAGAGACGCCCGTTCTGAATGAACTGGCCGAAAAGTACAAGGATAAGCTCAATATATATGGGGTCAATGTGACAAAAAACGATCAAGAGAAAAATGTTCCTGAGTTTATCAAAAAATATAATGTGATCTTTCCGGTTATGCTTGATACGAAGGCCGATATTTACGAGAAGATGTATAGGGTTATTGCCTATCCGACCAATGTGCTGATTGACAAGCACGGCGTAATTCAGGAGGTTATTCTCGGTACCTTGCCTCCGAACGAGCTGGAGAAAAAAGTGAAAAAGCTGGTTAAGCGGTAA
- a CDS encoding exonuclease domain-containing protein: protein MKSPDRGNSGFWNMLRQGGVPSAIASVMGGATAQQMAFIRSLMREQRRPELLHISLNRLETVIFDLETTGFRAQQGDEILSIGALKVDGCRILEDRHFYTLVQAKRPVPQHIIELTGITQQMIDEAPPLMEGLHGFMHFVGDRVLVAHASAHDKSFLNAALWKTSKVNLRHRVIDTMMLARWLEPNRQSYALDELLAERGISIEGRHHALGDAKMTAKLWVSYMKEITAGQKAETLGDLYACLSHA from the coding sequence ATGAAATCCCCGGACCGCGGAAATAGCGGATTCTGGAACATGCTGCGCCAAGGAGGAGTGCCTTCGGCCATCGCGTCCGTGATGGGCGGCGCTACGGCCCAGCAAATGGCTTTTATCCGTTCCCTGATGAGGGAGCAGCGCCGGCCTGAACTACTGCATATCTCTTTGAATAGGCTTGAAACCGTCATTTTCGATCTCGAAACAACCGGTTTCCGTGCTCAGCAAGGAGATGAAATCTTGTCCATCGGAGCCCTGAAAGTCGATGGATGCCGTATTTTGGAGGATAGGCATTTCTACACGCTGGTTCAGGCCAAACGCCCGGTTCCGCAGCATATCATTGAGCTCACGGGCATTACCCAGCAGATGATTGATGAGGCACCGCCTTTAATGGAAGGACTGCATGGTTTCATGCATTTCGTAGGAGACAGGGTGCTTGTAGCCCATGCGAGCGCACATGACAAGTCGTTTTTGAATGCCGCCCTTTGGAAAACATCCAAGGTCAACCTTCGTCACCGCGTCATCGATACGATGATGCTTGCGCGCTGGCTTGAGCCCAACCGTCAGAGTTATGCGCTGGACGAATTGTTGGCTGAAAGAGGTATTTCGATCGAAGGCAGGCATCATGCGCTTGGGGATGCGAAAATGACGGCAAAGCTGTGGGTTTCTTATATGAAGGAAATAACAGCAGGCCAAAAGGCCGAGACGCTCGGCGATTTATACGCCTGTCTCAGCCATGCCTGA
- a CDS encoding ammonium transporter, giving the protein MKRKCIGGVMAFLALMVFPATVFADDGSAVTQLQTGLNTFFVFMAAMLVFFMQAGFALLEAGSVRMKNAGHIAGKTVLTLGISILVFWALGFGLGFGNGNSLFGTTGFFMTGDSMAKSFDSLAGSDVSLSVKFLFQLSFAAISLAIACGGMAERAKLSVYIVFGTLFMIVIYPVVAHWVWGGGWLGQLGMQDFAGSTVVHLTGATAALVITYMLKPRLGKYNKDGKPNSIPGHNQVLSVLGVFILWIGWFGFNPGSTLSAMMDGFFGYVALTTNIAVAAGAVAALLISWAIFGKADIPSMLNGVLAALVAITGSCAFVDAWAAAVIGAVAGIVTFFTAQWLERAGIDDPIYAFSVHGIAGIWGAISTGLFATPKLVATTGVGKPGLFYGGGLEQLGVQLLGVLGAFIFVFAISFVIIGVMKRAMGIRVSEEEEMMGLDISEHGSYGYPEQMKLIIDRAAKSEPELSTVKPAAGIEEALS; this is encoded by the coding sequence ATGAAAAGAAAGTGTATTGGCGGTGTTATGGCTTTTCTTGCATTAATGGTTTTTCCGGCTACTGTGTTTGCCGATGACGGTTCCGCGGTCACGCAGCTCCAGACGGGACTAAACACCTTTTTTGTATTCATGGCCGCAATGCTCGTATTTTTTATGCAGGCAGGCTTTGCGCTGCTGGAAGCTGGATCGGTACGCATGAAAAATGCCGGCCATATTGCAGGCAAAACGGTTCTGACGCTTGGCATCTCAATCCTCGTTTTTTGGGCTTTAGGCTTCGGGCTCGGTTTCGGTAACGGCAACAGTCTTTTTGGGACGACCGGATTTTTCATGACAGGCGATTCCATGGCTAAATCCTTCGATTCGCTGGCTGGTTCGGATGTCTCCCTTTCGGTGAAATTCCTGTTCCAGCTCTCCTTTGCGGCCATTTCTCTTGCGATTGCATGCGGCGGTATGGCTGAACGCGCCAAACTGAGCGTGTATATCGTATTCGGCACCTTGTTTATGATCGTAATCTATCCGGTGGTGGCCCATTGGGTGTGGGGCGGCGGCTGGCTTGGGCAATTGGGGATGCAGGATTTTGCGGGCTCTACGGTTGTGCATTTGACAGGCGCCACGGCAGCGCTGGTGATCACTTATATGCTGAAACCGCGTCTTGGCAAATACAATAAAGACGGCAAGCCGAACAGCATTCCGGGTCATAATCAGGTTTTATCCGTTCTTGGCGTCTTTATTCTTTGGATCGGTTGGTTTGGATTTAATCCGGGCAGCACATTATCGGCGATGATGGACGGTTTCTTCGGGTATGTGGCGCTTACGACGAATATTGCGGTAGCGGCCGGGGCTGTCGCTGCGCTATTGATCTCTTGGGCCATATTCGGTAAAGCCGATATTCCAAGCATGCTGAATGGCGTATTGGCGGCACTCGTTGCCATCACGGGTTCGTGCGCGTTCGTGGATGCGTGGGCTGCCGCAGTGATCGGTGCCGTCGCCGGCATCGTTACCTTTTTTACGGCGCAATGGTTAGAAAGAGCGGGAATCGACGATCCGATTTACGCATTCTCCGTGCACGGTATTGCCGGCATTTGGGGCGCGATTTCCACAGGGCTTTTTGCAACGCCGAAACTCGTTGCGACGACGGGCGTCGGAAAACCGGGCCTTTTCTATGGGGGAGGGCTGGAACAGCTTGGTGTACAACTTCTTGGGGTTCTCGGGGCATTTATATTCGTATTCGCGATCTCATTCGTGATTATCGGCGTGATGAAAAGAGCGATGGGTATCCGGGTGTCGGAGGAAGAAGAAATGATGGGTCTGGATATCAGCGAGCATGGCTCATACGGCTATCCGGAACAAATGAAGCTTATTATTGATAGAGCTGCCAAATCTGAGCCGGAGCTTTCAACGGTTAAACCGGCGGCGGGAATCGAAGAGGCTTTAAGCTGA
- a CDS encoding quinone-dependent dihydroorotate dehydrogenase: MLYQNVAKPIFFKLDAEKAHHLVIGGLHTVGSFPGGTGFLRSMYGVSETPDLAVDLFGLHFPTPVGLAAGLDKNAVAVEGFSAIGFGFMEVGTVTPKGQPGNDQPRLFRLPPDEALVNRMGFNNKGADAMAQELSRLKSRTVPVAVNIGKNKVTPNEEAYKDYQECIRKLYPYGDFFVVNISSPNTPDLRNLQYGSELSSLLAHIMEEMRLQAQKYGQSKHILVKIAPDVSDEELEMMVDVLRESGISGIVATNTTISREGLTHPNKKEAGGISGKPLRTRSTEVVSRVYRQTGGKLPIIGSGGIFTPEDAYEKIKAGASLVEIYTGYIYEGPEVNRRLHAGLRELLRRDGFSHISEAVGADHR, translated from the coding sequence GTGCTGTACCAAAACGTTGCAAAACCGATTTTTTTTAAGTTGGACGCGGAAAAAGCGCATCATTTGGTGATCGGAGGACTACATACTGTTGGATCTTTTCCGGGAGGCACCGGCTTTTTGCGAAGTATGTACGGCGTCAGCGAAACGCCTGATTTGGCGGTCGATTTGTTTGGACTTCATTTTCCGACCCCGGTGGGATTGGCAGCGGGACTGGATAAAAACGCGGTAGCAGTGGAAGGCTTTTCTGCCATCGGATTTGGTTTTATGGAGGTGGGGACCGTCACGCCGAAGGGACAACCCGGCAACGATCAGCCCCGCTTATTCCGCCTGCCTCCGGATGAGGCTTTGGTGAACCGGATGGGCTTCAATAACAAAGGCGCGGATGCGATGGCACAGGAGTTGTCCCGTCTGAAATCAAGGACTGTTCCGGTAGCCGTCAATATCGGCAAAAACAAAGTGACTCCTAACGAGGAGGCTTATAAGGATTACCAGGAATGTATCCGGAAGCTGTATCCTTACGGCGATTTTTTCGTCGTGAATATCAGTTCCCCGAATACGCCTGATTTACGGAATTTGCAGTATGGCAGCGAGCTTTCGTCGCTCCTTGCGCATATTATGGAAGAGATGCGTCTGCAGGCGCAAAAATACGGCCAATCCAAACATATTTTGGTTAAAATCGCTCCGGACGTCAGCGACGAGGAGCTTGAAATGATGGTGGACGTCCTGCGTGAAAGCGGAATCTCCGGAATCGTCGCAACGAATACGACGATTAGCAGGGAAGGACTTACCCACCCGAACAAAAAAGAAGCGGGCGGAATCAGCGGCAAACCGCTGCGGACCCGTTCCACGGAGGTTGTGTCGCGAGTTTACCGGCAAACGGGGGGAAAGCTGCCGATCATCGGCTCCGGCGGTATTTTTACGCCCGAGGATGCTTACGAGAAAATCAAGGCCGGAGCAAGTCTGGTCGAAATTTATACAGGTTATATATATGAAGGGCCCGAAGTGAACCGCCGGCTGCACGCCGGACTCAGGGAGCTTCTGCGCCGTGACGGATTCTCGCATATTTCCGAAGCCGTAGGAGCAGACCATCGCTGA
- a CDS encoding ferredoxin has translation MAKYCWVDKDTCISCGACGATAPDIYDYDDDGMAEVVIDGDGNRGITPIPEEMLEDLQDAADGCPTESIKVADTPFQVAVEN, from the coding sequence ATGGCGAAATACTGTTGGGTTGACAAGGATACATGCATTTCTTGCGGGGCTTGCGGGGCTACCGCGCCGGATATCTACGATTACGATGATGACGGAATGGCTGAAGTCGTTATTGATGGAGACGGCAATCGGGGAATTACCCCCATACCGGAGGAAATGCTGGAAGATTTGCAGGATGCGGCTGACGGATGTCCGACCGAATCCATTAAGGTTGCGGACACCCCGTTTCAGGTTGCGGTTGAAAACTAG
- a CDS encoding L,D-transpeptidase has translation MKDLLYLKRYVQMHPDNKMGWYLLGKEYEREGQPGKANYCFNRSGGVYEAFETSKKPSDLWNDYEFKLIQQAQKRERRSIWIRRTLTVMMLFLLTLVPTVNAPQREGKAETALSGKTPDVGIAKEQPNNGKSSDRGQLLPPDKDKAIFTAAQAGGYGAGDNGIKPSPFARPGRLHGRLAVLEMKKNGDWLIWKRRMPLAYTLESSGPGSITYQSYNPQDCSCQPPEAGNLKDAAFAWTGEQEEQAMLYSAIKAYKNRTGQFPNELSDLLRPFPENWVSGTTQDMKEVFQPLLQKAKAEASGKDPSASKNAADAKAGDGTFLGTWGSKPFFAEPLKIIVDKNNHRLAVVSGRVMLRNYKVGLGGERTPEGSFVITDKVMNPNGRSDGEFGSRGMQLSETNYAIHGTNDPDSFGKDESLGCIRMSQTDIEELFDLVPMGTPVIISKGGAPDELLAPQERFRTKREQDQTNPRRTYHWL, from the coding sequence GTGAAAGATTTACTTTACCTTAAAAGATATGTGCAGATGCATCCGGACAACAAGATGGGCTGGTATCTGCTTGGTAAGGAATATGAAAGGGAGGGCCAACCCGGCAAAGCCAACTATTGCTTTAACCGATCGGGCGGTGTTTACGAGGCATTCGAAACGAGCAAAAAGCCTTCCGACCTATGGAATGACTATGAATTCAAGCTGATTCAGCAGGCGCAAAAAAGGGAGCGCCGCTCTATATGGATACGCCGTACGCTTACGGTTATGATGTTGTTTTTGCTTACCCTGGTGCCGACGGTAAATGCCCCACAGCGGGAGGGGAAGGCGGAAACGGCACTGAGCGGCAAGACGCCGGATGTCGGGATTGCCAAGGAGCAGCCAAATAACGGAAAGAGTTCGGATCGCGGGCAGTTGCTGCCGCCCGACAAAGACAAGGCGATATTTACGGCAGCGCAAGCAGGTGGATATGGAGCGGGAGACAATGGAATCAAACCGTCGCCATTTGCCCGTCCCGGCCGTTTGCACGGCAGACTGGCTGTGCTGGAGATGAAGAAAAACGGCGATTGGCTGATATGGAAGCGGCGCATGCCGCTTGCCTACACGCTCGAAAGCAGCGGACCGGGCTCGATAACGTATCAGTCCTACAATCCTCAAGACTGCAGCTGTCAGCCTCCGGAAGCGGGCAACCTGAAGGATGCCGCCTTTGCCTGGACGGGCGAGCAGGAGGAACAGGCCATGTTATACAGCGCAATCAAAGCGTACAAAAACAGAACAGGGCAATTTCCGAATGAGCTTTCGGACTTGCTGCGACCGTTTCCGGAAAACTGGGTATCGGGAACGACGCAGGACATGAAGGAGGTTTTCCAGCCGCTGCTGCAAAAAGCTAAAGCAGAGGCATCGGGCAAAGATCCATCGGCTTCAAAAAATGCAGCAGACGCCAAGGCAGGAGATGGAACGTTTTTAGGCACATGGGGCAGCAAACCCTTTTTTGCCGAACCGCTCAAAATTATCGTGGACAAAAACAATCACCGCCTGGCTGTCGTCAGCGGCCGCGTTATGCTGCGAAATTATAAGGTCGGACTTGGAGGGGAACGGACGCCGGAAGGCAGCTTCGTTATTACGGACAAGGTCATGAATCCGAACGGTCGCTCGGACGGGGAATTCGGCAGCAGGGGGATGCAGCTTTCCGAAACGAATTATGCTATACATGGGACCAACGATCCGGACAGCTTCGGGAAGGATGAGTCGCTTGGCTGCATTCGCATGAGCCAAACGGATATTGAGGAATTGTTTGATTTGGTTCCTATGGGAACACCCGTCATTATAAGCAAAGGGGGGGCGCCCGATGAACTGCTGGCTCCGCAGGAGAGGTTCCGAACGAAGCGGGAGCAGGACCAGACAAACCCCCGGAGAACATACCACTGGCTTTGA
- the cimA gene encoding citramalate synthase, which translates to MSKSISIFDTTLRDGTQGEGVSLSADDKLKIAKKLDDLGVHYIEGGIPGSNSKDIEFFKRVQQLGLNAKITAFGSTRRKDSQADQDANLQRIIESGAQAATLVGKSWDFHVHTALQTTLEENIAMIYDSIAYLKQQGLEVIFDAEHFFDGYKNNPEYAVSVLKKAHEAGADWLVMCDTNGGTLPHEISSIVGTLRSGLPLANLGIHTHNDCELAVANTLSAVQAGVRQVQGTINGYGERCGNANLCSIIPNLQLKLGYDCIGEERLKQLTGTARYVSEIANVNMPVNQPYVGNAAFAHKGGIHVSAILRDSRTYEHIVPEWVGNKQRVLVSDLAGQSNIVSKAKDMGLDFDAANEQSRKVIDKIKNLEHQGYTFEAADASLELLLREAGGEAKELFTFESFKMLVEKTAGRPVVSEAFVKLKVAGNHVYTAAEGNGPVNALDNALRKALVQYFPAIKEMHLSDYKVRVLDEKDATAAKVRVLIESRDIHNSWNTVGVSGNVIEASWEALVDSVRYALLGQNLQSGSDMEELLSEQKGLVNH; encoded by the coding sequence ATGTCTAAGTCCATATCCATCTTTGACACAACCCTTCGCGATGGCACCCAAGGAGAAGGGGTCAGCTTGTCGGCCGACGACAAGCTCAAAATAGCCAAAAAGCTTGATGATCTTGGTGTGCATTATATTGAAGGCGGGATTCCGGGAAGCAATAGCAAAGACATCGAATTCTTCAAAAGAGTACAGCAGCTCGGGCTTAACGCCAAAATCACCGCTTTTGGCAGCACGCGCCGCAAAGACAGCCAAGCGGATCAGGACGCGAACCTGCAGCGCATCATCGAGTCCGGCGCCCAGGCTGCAACACTCGTCGGCAAGTCCTGGGATTTCCATGTCCATACCGCCCTGCAAACGACGCTTGAAGAAAATATTGCCATGATTTATGATTCCATCGCTTACCTGAAGCAGCAGGGTCTTGAAGTCATCTTTGACGCCGAGCATTTCTTCGACGGTTACAAGAACAACCCCGAATACGCGGTTTCGGTACTGAAAAAAGCCCATGAAGCCGGAGCTGACTGGCTCGTCATGTGCGACACCAACGGCGGGACGCTCCCGCATGAAATCAGCAGCATCGTCGGAACCCTCCGCAGCGGCCTGCCGCTGGCCAACCTGGGCATTCACACCCATAACGACTGCGAACTGGCAGTTGCCAACACGCTTAGCGCCGTTCAGGCCGGAGTTCGCCAAGTGCAAGGAACGATCAACGGTTACGGCGAACGCTGCGGCAATGCCAATCTCTGCTCTATTATCCCTAACCTGCAGCTCAAGTTGGGCTACGATTGTATCGGTGAGGAACGCCTGAAACAGCTGACGGGTACCGCCCGTTACGTCAGCGAAATTGCAAACGTGAATATGCCGGTTAACCAGCCGTATGTCGGAAATGCGGCCTTCGCCCATAAGGGCGGCATCCACGTGTCCGCCATCCTCCGCGATTCCCGGACTTATGAGCATATCGTGCCTGAATGGGTGGGCAACAAACAGCGCGTCCTCGTATCGGATTTGGCCGGGCAAAGCAACATCGTGTCCAAAGCAAAAGACATGGGACTTGATTTTGACGCTGCAAACGAGCAGTCCCGTAAGGTCATCGACAAAATTAAAAACCTGGAGCATCAAGGATATACCTTTGAAGCTGCCGACGCATCCCTCGAACTGCTGCTGCGTGAAGCCGGCGGGGAGGCGAAAGAGCTATTTACCTTTGAATCCTTTAAGATGCTGGTCGAAAAAACAGCCGGACGTCCCGTCGTTTCCGAGGCCTTCGTCAAGCTGAAAGTCGCCGGCAACCATGTTTATACCGCCGCGGAAGGCAACGGTCCGGTCAATGCTCTCGATAATGCGCTGCGGAAAGCCCTGGTACAATACTTCCCGGCGATTAAGGAAATGCATCTGTCCGACTATAAGGTGCGTGTATTGGATGAAAAGGACGCGACGGCAGCCAAAGTCCGCGTACTTATCGAATCCAGGGATATCCACAATTCCTGGAATACGGTAGGGGTATCCGGCAACGTGATCGAAGCGAGCTGGGAGGCTCTCGTCGACAGTGTGCGATATGCTCTGCTTGGACAAAACCTTCAAAGCGGCAGCGATATGGAAGAATTGTTATCGGAGCAAAAAGGCTTGGTTAATCATTAG
- a CDS encoding DUF294 nucleotidyltransferase-like domain-containing protein, protein MEPIKYAESKPDLEGIRSSASREQLRKEKQECEGQLEQLYAVLPIAAWTSLVNDMHDEIVARAAAVCESEMLEAGCGSPPVPYSFVVFGSLGRRESTLWSDQDNGLIISDEVHQAKNEYFQAYGHRLSNLLEYLGYGPCKGKVMCSEPLWRKTLEEWKRQIASWHQDYGWEPVRYLMIASDMRFIAGERGLAADWKQFFESSMNESPEMATAILRNTVRHKATMNILGQVVTERFGEHAGEFDVKYGVYIPLVNSIRYMALQEGIGETSTLKRLEKLTLLDGGNLLLENCQRAFLKALKLRALASFSMKDGTYSGSGYLPQSELRKKPISLHLRDCLATARQLHRALQRRLRFAERGKS, encoded by the coding sequence ATGGAACCGATAAAATACGCGGAGAGCAAGCCGGATTTGGAAGGCATCAGGAGCTCAGCTTCCCGCGAACAGCTTAGAAAGGAAAAGCAGGAATGTGAGGGGCAGCTGGAGCAATTATACGCAGTTCTTCCTATTGCCGCATGGACATCGCTGGTGAATGACATGCATGATGAGATTGTGGCAAGAGCTGCGGCTGTTTGTGAATCGGAGATGTTAGAAGCGGGTTGCGGCTCTCCTCCGGTTCCATACTCTTTTGTCGTATTCGGCAGTCTGGGACGGCGCGAGTCCACGCTTTGGAGTGATCAGGACAATGGGCTTATCATCAGCGATGAAGTTCATCAGGCTAAAAATGAGTATTTTCAGGCATATGGGCATCGCTTATCGAATCTGCTTGAATACCTGGGGTATGGACCGTGTAAAGGCAAGGTTATGTGCTCTGAGCCATTGTGGCGGAAAACCCTGGAGGAGTGGAAACGGCAGATCGCAAGCTGGCATCAGGACTACGGATGGGAACCCGTCCGTTACCTGATGATCGCTTCGGATATGCGTTTTATAGCGGGCGAACGGGGGCTTGCAGCGGACTGGAAACAATTTTTTGAAAGCAGCATGAATGAATCTCCGGAGATGGCGACGGCTATTTTGAGAAACACGGTCAGACATAAGGCAACGATGAATATTTTGGGACAGGTGGTGACCGAGCGGTTTGGGGAACATGCCGGAGAATTTGATGTGAAATACGGGGTTTATATTCCTCTCGTGAACAGCATCCGATATATGGCTTTGCAGGAGGGAATCGGCGAAACTTCTACTTTGAAGCGGCTGGAAAAGCTTACGCTCCTGGACGGCGGCAATCTGCTGCTTGAAAACTGCCAGCGCGCCTTTCTGAAGGCGTTGAAGCTTCGGGCGCTTGCGTCTTTTTCGATGAAGGATGGGACATATTCCGGCAGCGGTTATTTACCGCAATCGGAGCTGAGGAAAAAGCCGATTTCGCTTCATCTCCGCGACTGCCTGGCCACGGCGAGACAGCTTCATCGGGCGCTGCAGAGACGGCTGCGTTTTGCGGAGAGGGGAAAATCATGA
- a CDS encoding DNA polymerase IV, which produces MKNDIDAYYPVNGRVILHVDMNAFYCSVHAAEEPDKYRDKPTAVAGSIELRKGIIVTCSYAARRRGISTGMHVNRALKLCPELVIIQPDFDLYRKYSTAFMKIAYGYTPLMQATSIDECYLDITGSRQFGTPEQIAEEIQRRIDEELGLPCSVGIAPNKLLAKMASDMKKPRGISVLRIRDVPRVLWDKPCGELFGIGGKTAEKLRKLGIYTIGQLAKTEEETLTKAFGVVGVWMKQAANGIDHSPVLEEREQNKSIGHTTTLPNDIQAREDVNRVLLNISDQVARRLRRKELVAGGVQITIRTPDMKTITRSRTLATPTEDAGEIYEEARRLYAEHWSWDKPVRLLGVTLQHLTPKNESAIQLDLFKYEKQPKKEMLTKTMDMLRNKFGENAVVTAGMLGDDPSVLLRNHKLRGTSLQMDFVSEDGIDLP; this is translated from the coding sequence ATGAAGAATGACATTGACGCTTATTATCCAGTGAACGGAAGAGTCATTTTACATGTCGATATGAATGCTTTTTACTGCTCGGTCCATGCGGCGGAGGAGCCGGATAAATACCGCGATAAACCGACGGCGGTGGCCGGCAGCATTGAACTGCGCAAAGGAATTATCGTGACCTGCTCCTATGCCGCGAGACGGCGGGGGATTTCCACCGGCATGCATGTGAACCGCGCGCTTAAACTTTGTCCGGAACTGGTGATTATACAGCCTGATTTTGACCTGTACCGCAAATATTCGACCGCTTTTATGAAAATAGCTTATGGCTACACGCCGCTGATGCAGGCAACCTCCATTGACGAATGTTATCTCGACATTACCGGTTCCCGCCAGTTTGGCACGCCGGAGCAGATTGCCGAGGAAATCCAGAGGCGGATTGACGAGGAACTGGGATTGCCTTGTTCGGTAGGGATTGCACCCAATAAGCTCCTCGCCAAGATGGCCTCGGATATGAAAAAGCCGCGGGGAATATCCGTGCTTCGTATTCGCGACGTTCCGCGGGTATTATGGGATAAACCATGCGGGGAGCTGTTCGGAATCGGCGGCAAGACGGCCGAGAAGCTGCGTAAGCTCGGGATTTACACGATTGGCCAGCTGGCAAAAACCGAGGAAGAGACGCTTACCAAAGCATTCGGTGTAGTAGGCGTTTGGATGAAACAAGCGGCCAATGGCATCGATCATTCCCCGGTGCTTGAGGAGCGGGAGCAAAATAAATCGATCGGCCATACGACAACGCTGCCAAATGATATTCAGGCCCGCGAGGATGTGAACCGGGTACTGTTGAATATCAGCGATCAGGTGGCGCGCAGGCTTAGGCGCAAGGAACTGGTAGCGGGCGGAGTGCAGATTACCATTCGTACACCGGATATGAAAACCATTACCCGCAGCCGAACGCTCGCTACGCCGACGGAAGATGCAGGCGAAATCTATGAGGAGGCCCGGCGTTTGTACGCCGAACATTGGAGCTGGGACAAACCGGTAAGGCTGCTTGGGGTTACGCTGCAGCATCTGACGCCCAAAAACGAATCGGCGATTCAGCTGGACCTGTTTAAGTATGAGAAGCAACCGAAAAAAGAAATGCTGACGAAAACGATGGATATGCTTCGCAATAAATTCGGCGAAAATGCGGTGGTCACCGCAGGCATGTTAGGAGACGATCCTTCGGTGCTGCTCCGGAATCATAAACTGCGGGGGACTTCGCTGCAAATGGATTTTGTAAGCGAAGATGGGATTGATCTGCCTTAA
- a CDS encoding Mov34/MPN/PAD-1 family protein: MPASHETRQEIWLCASCKKQISEHLTSGLPYETCGVLQGRADMDGLWIDNFIPIRNAAPDPLHHFSLHPEDWTKACLRGDSLIGLFHSHPHSPPLPSSEDLRQLPLFAGMLGVYLIGSPDGDDGEIELNGYRIRQGSDGGYTLQPAVIRHG; this comes from the coding sequence TTGCCGGCATCTCATGAAACCCGTCAGGAAATATGGCTCTGCGCCTCATGTAAAAAACAAATCTCCGAGCATCTGACTTCGGGATTGCCGTACGAAACTTGCGGCGTACTGCAGGGCAGAGCCGATATGGACGGCCTATGGATCGACAACTTCATACCGATACGCAATGCTGCGCCCGACCCGCTGCATCATTTCAGCCTTCATCCCGAAGATTGGACCAAAGCATGCTTACGCGGGGATAGCCTGATCGGCCTGTTTCATTCCCATCCGCATTCGCCTCCGCTTCCTTCCAGTGAGGATTTGCGGCAGCTGCCGCTGTTTGCGGGGATGCTTGGCGTATATTTGATCGGCAGCCCGGACGGAGATGACGGGGAAATTGAACTGAACGGATATCGGATCCGCCAAGGATCGGATGGCGGGTACACGCTGCAGCCGGCAGTCATCAGGCATGGCTGA
- a CDS encoding MerR family transcriptional regulator, whose product MKLYRIGELSKAGGVSERTIDYYTKLGLISPEKRTQKNYRLYSHETLLRLERINDLKQEKYTLEEIRQTLEKWDADPEIHQVSDKLSYLELHMQQLEREVREIAPLLKKMKPGQARHLLLNLLPQGAACIEAIRLFLEQGPTL is encoded by the coding sequence ATGAAATTGTACCGCATTGGAGAGTTATCTAAAGCCGGAGGAGTTAGCGAGCGGACGATCGATTACTACACAAAACTAGGGCTGATTTCTCCCGAAAAGCGAACTCAGAAAAATTATCGCTTATACAGCCATGAAACCTTATTACGTCTAGAGCGTATTAATGATTTGAAACAAGAGAAATATACTCTGGAAGAGATTCGCCAGACGCTTGAAAAGTGGGACGCGGATCCCGAGATTCACCAGGTATCCGATAAACTGTCCTATCTGGAGCTGCATATGCAGCAGCTTGAACGCGAGGTCAGGGAGATTGCCCCCCTTCTGAAGAAAATGAAGCCAGGGCAAGCCCGGCATTTGCTGCTCAACTTGCTGCCGCAGGGAGCGGCATGCATTGAAGCCATCCGACTCTTTCTGGAGCAGGGACCTACGCTGTAG